A stretch of Triticum aestivum cultivar Chinese Spring chromosome 1D, IWGSC CS RefSeq v2.1, whole genome shotgun sequence DNA encodes these proteins:
- the LOC123180753 gene encoding protein MAIN-LIKE 2 isoform X2: MTLLSEHYDKNHHGRLMAEDRQVFFPLRLRAHEASSNKMKYDERYTQYIERIGLLPFNKLVTQLTPNMNPCAITALVDRWRPETHSFHLRTGEMTVTLQDVSMILALPIEGIPVCFSTDGANWRDRMFDLIGAVPAVPDDPTKYRVPAGATYVWIVEHFSQCPDDASEEMVQQYTRAYLWYVISRTLFADGGGRTAPWMWLKALSSWDSKQSWGLAALAYLYRQLDEACCRHKDDASIGGPLVLLSVWMMEHFSVGRPKVIRYDAWDDHDNPLRQPTWAYKWYKVSEFNGNQKRMYIDYTNEFDALTAEEVTWQPYGPQDNFAFIPDF, translated from the exons ATGACACTTCTCAGTGAGCATTACGATAAGAATCACCATGGGCGACTTATGGCGGAGGACAGGCAG GTCTTTTTTCCACTACGCTTGAGGGCTCACGAAGCTTCATCCAATAAGATGAAatacgatgagcggtacacacaGTACATCGAGAGGATAGGACTCCTTCCATTCAACAAGCTTGTCACTCAGTTGACGCCAAACATGAACCCTTGTGCTATCACTGCGCTTGTTGACCgctggaggccggagacacacagtTTTCACCTCCGaactggggagatgaccgtgactcTCCAGGATGTTTCGATGATCCTTGCACTTCCCATCGAGGGAATTCCTGTCTGTTTTAGCACTGATGGTGCTAACTGGCGCGATAGGATGTTTGACCTTATCGGTGCGGTTCCTGCGGTGCCGGATGACCCAACTAAATACAGAGTCCCCGCTGGCGCAACTTATGTTTGGATCGTAGAACATTTTAGCCAGTGCCCCGACGATGCTAGTGAGGAAATGGTCCAACAGTATACACGTGCATACTTGTGGTATGTGATCTCAAGGACTCTTTTTGCTGACGGTGGTGGCAGGactgctccatggatgtggctgaaggcgttatCTAGTTGGGATAGTAAACAGAGCTGGGGTTTAGCGGCACTGGCCTACTTGTACCGTCAG TTGGATGAGGCGTGTTGTAGGCACAAAGATGATGCCAGCATTGGTGGTCCGTTGGTCCTACTTTCGGTTTGGATGATGGAACACTTTTCAGTTGGACGGCCGAAAGTGATCCGTTACGACGCTTGGGACGATCATGATAACCCGCTACGGCAGCCTACATGGGCGTACAAGTGGTACAAGGTTTCGGAGTTCAATGGCAACCAAAAGAGAATGTACATAGACTACACCAATGAGTTTGACGCGCTAACAGCCGAGGAG GTGACATGGCAGCCATATGGACCGCAGGACAATTTCGCTTTCATCCCCGATTTCTAG
- the LOC123180753 gene encoding protein MAIN-LIKE 2 isoform X3, with amino-acid sequence MKYDERYTQYIERIGLLPFNKLVTQLTPNMNPCAITALVDRWRPETHSFHLRTGEMTVTLQDVSMILALPIEGIPVCFSTDGANWRDRMFDLIGAVPAVPDDPTKYRVPAGATYVWIVEHFSQCPDDASEEMVQQYTRAYLWYVISRTLFADGGGRTAPWMWLKALSSWDSKQSWGLAALAYLYRQLDEACCRHKDDASIGGPLVLLSVWMMEHFSVGRPKVIRYDAWDDHDNPLRQPTWAYKWYKVSEFNGNQKRMYIDYTNEFDALTAEEVITAMSKIVIICLVPLICIFLFFSALFSCLA; translated from the exons ATGAAatacgatgagcggtacacacaGTACATCGAGAGGATAGGACTCCTTCCATTCAACAAGCTTGTCACTCAGTTGACGCCAAACATGAACCCTTGTGCTATCACTGCGCTTGTTGACCgctggaggccggagacacacagtTTTCACCTCCGaactggggagatgaccgtgactcTCCAGGATGTTTCGATGATCCTTGCACTTCCCATCGAGGGAATTCCTGTCTGTTTTAGCACTGATGGTGCTAACTGGCGCGATAGGATGTTTGACCTTATCGGTGCGGTTCCTGCGGTGCCGGATGACCCAACTAAATACAGAGTCCCCGCTGGCGCAACTTATGTTTGGATCGTAGAACATTTTAGCCAGTGCCCCGACGATGCTAGTGAGGAAATGGTCCAACAGTATACACGTGCATACTTGTGGTATGTGATCTCAAGGACTCTTTTTGCTGACGGTGGTGGCAGGactgctccatggatgtggctgaaggcgttatCTAGTTGGGATAGTAAACAGAGCTGGGGTTTAGCGGCACTGGCCTACTTGTACCGTCAG TTGGATGAGGCGTGTTGTAGGCACAAAGATGATGCCAGCATTGGTGGTCCGTTGGTCCTACTTTCGGTTTGGATGATGGAACACTTTTCAGTTGGACGGCCGAAAGTGATCCGTTACGACGCTTGGGACGATCATGATAACCCGCTACGGCAGCCTACATGGGCGTACAAGTGGTACAAGGTTTCGGAGTTCAATGGCAACCAAAAGAGAATGTACATAGACTACACCAATGAGTTTGACGCGCTAACAGCCGAGGAGGTAATAACTGCCATGTCAAAAATAGTTATCATTTGCTTGGTTCCATTGATATGCATATTTCTTTTTTTCTCAGCATTATTTTCATGTCTTGCATAG
- the LOC123180753 gene encoding protein MAIN-LIKE 2 isoform X1 — protein MTLLSEHYDKNHHGRLMAEDRQVFFPLRLRAHEASSNKMKYDERYTQYIERIGLLPFNKLVTQLTPNMNPCAITALVDRWRPETHSFHLRTGEMTVTLQDVSMILALPIEGIPVCFSTDGANWRDRMFDLIGAVPAVPDDPTKYRVPAGATYVWIVEHFSQCPDDASEEMVQQYTRAYLWYVISRTLFADGGGRTAPWMWLKALSSWDSKQSWGLAALAYLYRQLDEACCRHKDDASIGGPLVLLSVWMMEHFSVGRPKVIRYDAWDDHDNPLRQPTWAYKWYKVSEFNGNQKRMYIDYTNEFDALTAEEVITAMSKIVIICLVPLICIFLFFSALFSCLA, from the exons ATGACACTTCTCAGTGAGCATTACGATAAGAATCACCATGGGCGACTTATGGCGGAGGACAGGCAG GTCTTTTTTCCACTACGCTTGAGGGCTCACGAAGCTTCATCCAATAAGATGAAatacgatgagcggtacacacaGTACATCGAGAGGATAGGACTCCTTCCATTCAACAAGCTTGTCACTCAGTTGACGCCAAACATGAACCCTTGTGCTATCACTGCGCTTGTTGACCgctggaggccggagacacacagtTTTCACCTCCGaactggggagatgaccgtgactcTCCAGGATGTTTCGATGATCCTTGCACTTCCCATCGAGGGAATTCCTGTCTGTTTTAGCACTGATGGTGCTAACTGGCGCGATAGGATGTTTGACCTTATCGGTGCGGTTCCTGCGGTGCCGGATGACCCAACTAAATACAGAGTCCCCGCTGGCGCAACTTATGTTTGGATCGTAGAACATTTTAGCCAGTGCCCCGACGATGCTAGTGAGGAAATGGTCCAACAGTATACACGTGCATACTTGTGGTATGTGATCTCAAGGACTCTTTTTGCTGACGGTGGTGGCAGGactgctccatggatgtggctgaaggcgttatCTAGTTGGGATAGTAAACAGAGCTGGGGTTTAGCGGCACTGGCCTACTTGTACCGTCAG TTGGATGAGGCGTGTTGTAGGCACAAAGATGATGCCAGCATTGGTGGTCCGTTGGTCCTACTTTCGGTTTGGATGATGGAACACTTTTCAGTTGGACGGCCGAAAGTGATCCGTTACGACGCTTGGGACGATCATGATAACCCGCTACGGCAGCCTACATGGGCGTACAAGTGGTACAAGGTTTCGGAGTTCAATGGCAACCAAAAGAGAATGTACATAGACTACACCAATGAGTTTGACGCGCTAACAGCCGAGGAGGTAATAACTGCCATGTCAAAAATAGTTATCATTTGCTTGGTTCCATTGATATGCATATTTCTTTTTTTCTCAGCATTATTTTCATGTCTTGCATAG